A region from the Terriglobales bacterium genome encodes:
- a CDS encoding SPFH domain-containing protein — translation MLALKYSLFVFALGLLLYAAGLVLLDLYRRLQTRALPEGGDAAPAGSDALRWRMAAFVAALAALPFLLASAITVVPSGQAGVRVSQVSGVKKGTLYPGAHLVTPLVDEVVTFDTRERVFTTGEALAPAQKGEVVEARPQALTVQSLEGLQLGLAVTVRYRLDPARLDHVQADLPQPVERELVAPVIAGTWRELTPNYTVREIFSNKREEVRQRAAELIRRRLEPDGILVKEVMLRDVQLPPEYARGLETFLLKEQENDRKGVETEIAAKEVKLSELRAESQKVAQVKYAEAQAQVRVLQAKAESDAMTYTLPLKQKQIEQSRLEAEAHKEATVKNAEAQAQAKVIDSKAEQERRNLLAQAEANRIRVTAAADAERMQSEAAVLKQNPLLINKIVAERLSDKLQIMMVPADGKFFFANDVLRSMNVNHVADPNEH, via the coding sequence ATGTTGGCGTTGAAGTATTCGCTGTTCGTGTTCGCGCTCGGGCTGCTGCTGTACGCGGCCGGGCTGGTGCTGCTCGACCTCTACCGCCGGCTGCAGACGCGCGCCCTCCCGGAAGGCGGCGACGCCGCGCCGGCGGGGTCCGATGCGCTGCGCTGGCGCATGGCCGCGTTCGTCGCCGCGCTCGCGGCGCTTCCCTTTCTGCTGGCGTCGGCCATCACGGTGGTGCCGAGCGGGCAGGCGGGCGTCCGCGTCAGCCAGGTCTCCGGCGTGAAGAAAGGGACGCTCTATCCCGGCGCCCACCTGGTGACGCCGCTGGTGGATGAGGTCGTCACCTTCGACACGCGCGAGCGCGTCTTCACCACCGGGGAGGCGCTCGCGCCCGCGCAGAAGGGCGAGGTCGTCGAAGCGCGGCCGCAGGCGTTGACGGTGCAGTCGCTCGAAGGACTGCAGCTCGGACTCGCGGTCACGGTGCGCTACCGGCTCGATCCGGCGCGGTTGGACCACGTGCAAGCGGACCTGCCGCAGCCGGTCGAGCGCGAACTGGTGGCGCCCGTGATCGCGGGGACGTGGCGCGAGCTCACCCCCAACTACACCGTGCGCGAGATCTTCTCCAACAAGCGCGAGGAGGTGCGGCAGCGCGCCGCCGAGCTGATCCGCCGGCGGCTCGAGCCCGACGGCATCCTGGTGAAGGAGGTGATGCTGCGCGACGTCCAGCTGCCCCCGGAGTACGCCCGCGGCCTGGAGACCTTCCTGCTGAAGGAGCAGGAGAACGACCGCAAGGGCGTGGAGACGGAGATCGCCGCCAAGGAAGTGAAGCTCTCGGAGCTGCGGGCGGAGTCGCAAAAGGTGGCGCAGGTGAAATACGCCGAGGCGCAGGCGCAGGTGCGCGTGCTGCAGGCCAAGGCGGAGTCCGACGCCATGACCTACACGCTCCCGCTCAAGCAGAAGCAGATCGAGCAGTCGCGGCTGGAGGCCGAGGCCCACAAGGAAGCGACCGTCAAGAACGCTGAGGCGCAGGCCCAGGCCAAGGTCATCGACAGCAAGGCGGAGCAGGAGCGGCGCAACCTGCTGGCGCAGGCGGAGGCGAACCGCATCCGCGTGACGGCGGCGGCCGACGCCGAGCGCATGCAGAGCGAGGCTGCCGTGCTGAAGCAGAATCCGCTGCTCATCAACAAGATCGTCGCCGAGCGGCTGAGCGACAAGCTGCAGATCATGATGGTCCCGGCCGACGGCAAGTTCTTCTTCGCCAACGACGTGCTGCGCTCGATGAACGTGAACCACGTCGCCGATCCGAACGAGCACTAA
- a CDS encoding ABC transporter substrate-binding protein, which yields MRLTRSRWLVSSALLFVALAARAETRPHYGGTLRIETQQAITAVPADADGGASPLSRQIARLLFDDQRGAKAGSGPFKITEFVAGKKLTLTANDDFRQGRPYLDSIEILMGRSPREQRVDFQLGRADVIDVPVDGLRRAAQEGVPVVASAPIELVAIVFSANGAGGDSESGAKVREAISLSADRAAIFNVLTGRQGEPTAALVPNWISGYGFLFDTGQNTTRAKQLAVEAGRAKPLTLAYDPQDGLAKSIAERVSLDARAAGLVVLPSPAVGAPDARVVRILIPYEDPRDVLAWLPAMLGGKAPTAQSPEEQFAAEKRLRDELRVVPLLHLPVANGLAPRVKDWNRTKSGAWSLESVWLEQRP from the coding sequence ATGAGGCTTACTCGCTCACGCTGGCTTGTCAGTAGCGCGCTCCTCTTCGTCGCGCTGGCGGCGCGGGCGGAGACGCGCCCGCACTACGGCGGCACGCTGCGCATCGAGACGCAGCAGGCGATCACCGCGGTGCCCGCCGACGCGGACGGCGGCGCCAGCCCCCTGAGCCGGCAGATCGCGCGCTTGCTCTTCGACGACCAGCGCGGAGCGAAGGCCGGCAGCGGCCCCTTCAAGATCACCGAGTTCGTCGCGGGCAAGAAGCTGACGCTGACGGCGAACGACGACTTTCGGCAGGGCCGCCCGTATCTCGACTCCATCGAGATCCTGATGGGGCGCTCGCCGCGCGAGCAGCGCGTCGACTTCCAACTCGGCCGCGCCGACGTGATCGACGTGCCCGTCGACGGGCTGCGGCGCGCGGCGCAAGAGGGCGTGCCGGTGGTGGCGTCGGCGCCGATCGAGCTGGTGGCCATCGTCTTCAGCGCGAACGGCGCGGGCGGCGACAGCGAGAGTGGCGCGAAGGTGCGCGAGGCCATCTCGCTCTCCGCCGACCGCGCGGCCATCTTCAACGTGCTGACCGGACGGCAGGGCGAGCCCACGGCCGCGCTGGTGCCGAACTGGATCTCCGGCTACGGCTTCCTGTTCGACACCGGACAGAACACGACACGCGCGAAGCAGCTCGCGGTCGAGGCCGGGCGCGCGAAGCCGCTCACGCTGGCCTACGACCCGCAGGATGGGTTGGCGAAATCCATCGCGGAGCGCGTGTCGCTCGATGCGCGCGCGGCCGGGCTGGTGGTGCTGCCGAGCCCGGCGGTGGGCGCGCCCGATGCGCGGGTGGTTCGCATCCTGATTCCGTACGAGGATCCGCGCGACGTGCTCGCGTGGCTTCCCGCGATGCTGGGCGGAAAGGCACCGACGGCGCAGAGTCCCGAAGAGCAGTTCGCGGCCGAGAAGCGGTTGCGCGACGAGCTGCGCGTCGTGCCGCTGCTGCACCTGCCGGTGGCGAACGGCCTGGCGCCCCGCGTGAAGGACTGGAACCGGACGAAGTCGGGCGCGTGGTCGCTGGAGAGCGTCTGGCTGGAGCAGCGGCCGTGA